One part of the Vicia villosa cultivar HV-30 ecotype Madison, WI linkage group LG6, Vvil1.0, whole genome shotgun sequence genome encodes these proteins:
- the LOC131612880 gene encoding low-specificity L-threonine aldolase 1-like produces the protein MVTRTVDLRSDTVTKPTETMRVAMSNAEVDDDVLGRDPSCFRLEKEMAKITGKEAALFVPSGTMGNLISVLVHCDIRGSEVILGDNSHIHIYENGGIATIGGVHPRTVRNNEDGTMDIDLIEAAIRDPKGELVFPTTRLICLENSHGNTGGRCLSVEYTDKVGEVAKKHGLKLHIDGARIFNASVALGVPVDRLVRAADSVSVCLSKGLGAPVGSIIVGSNSFITKARRLRKTLGGGMRQVGILCAAALIALQENVEKLESDHKKAKLLADGLNEIKGLRVNTSSVETNIVYIEVEESLQTTAAKLSKDLEEYGILIMPISSSRLRVVFHHQISDSDVKFVLSRFQHVVGGGPNENGNS, from the exons ATGGTAACAAGGACAGTAGATCTTCGATCGGATACGGTCACGAAACCGACCGAAACAATGCGAGTTGCTATGTCGAATGCTGAGGTCGACGACGATGTTCTTGGTCGCGACCCTTCGTGTTTTCGACTAGAAAAAGAGATGGCAAAGATAACTGGCAAGGAAGCTGCTCTTTTTGTTCCATCAGGAACTATGGGGAATCTCATATCTGTGCTTGTTCATTGTGATATCAGAGGCAGTGAAGTGATTCTCGGGGACAATTCGCATATTCATATTTACGAGAATGGAGGGATTGCAACCATTGGAGGTGTGCATCCAAGAACAGTTAGAAACAATGAAGATGGAACTATGGACATTGATTTGATTGAAGCTGCAATTAGAGATCCAAAAGGGGAACTTGTTTTTCCAACCACTAGGCTCATTTGCTTGGAAAATTCTCATGGAAA CACCGGCGGTCGATGCCTTTCCGTTGAGTATACGGATAAAGTTGGAGAGGTTGCCAAGAAGCATGGACTGAAGCTTCACATCGATGGAGCTCGTATATTTAATGCATCAGTT GCACTTGGTGTTCCTGTGGATAGGCTTGTACGAGCGGCCGATTCAGTATCG GTTTGCTTATCGAAAGGTCTAGGTGCTCCGGTTGGATCTATAATCGTTGGTTCAAATAGCTTTATCACCAAG GCTAGAAGACTTAGAAAGACATTAGGTGGTGGAATGAGACAAGTTGGCATCCTTTGTGCAGCTGCACTTATTGCATTACAGGAAAATGTTGAAAAGCTAGAAAGTGATCACAAGAAAGCTAAACTTTTGGCCG ATGGATTGAATGAAATTAAAGGATTGAGAGTGAATACCTCTTCTGTGGAAACCAATATT GTATATATTGAAGTCGAAGAAAGTTTACAAACTACAGCTGCAAAGCTATCTAAAGACTTAGAAGAATATGGTATCCTTATCATGCCAATAAGCTCATCAAG ATTGAGAGTTGTGTTCCATCACCAAATATCAGATAGCGATGTGAAGTTCGTATTGTCGCGCTTTCAG CATGTTGTTGGTGGAGGACCAAATGAAAATGGCAACTCTTAG